From the genome of Spirochaetae bacterium HGW-Spirochaetae-1, one region includes:
- the trmE gene encoding tRNA uridine-5-carboxymethylaminomethyl(34) synthesis GTPase MnmE — protein sequence MYDDTICAPATSPVNAPIAIIRMSGPGSLGAVQSLFSNASSIENRHARYGSIIDQGKAVDDVILVFYEGPGSYTGEDMVEIFCHGNQIIVHRILDLLFRRGIRMAEPGEFSRRAFLNGKMDLTEAEAINQVILARSAWEVEAALMQMHGSLREAIAGIRDKCITLKADVEAGIDFIGEDIEFVSSEESLRIAGTILGDLEDVLLRCRLGEKVSRGFDVTIAGKPNVGKSSILNMLLNQERAIVSDIPGTTRDLIKETVQIEGLAVNLIDTAGINRSGDTIEKIGIELSHKNIATASIVVMVLDGTTGITDVDRDILREVSTKRTLYLINKIDLASEETVRPMETELMQTVIRFSAKTGEGLRTLEKAIAGILHHEFVDVSNTFIADVRVMTLLEKAIVNVQQALLLVESKEPPEIIAFELQSLLENLGDITGEITPDDILGSIFSRFCIGK from the coding sequence ATGTACGACGATACAATCTGCGCACCAGCCACTTCTCCGGTCAATGCACCAATCGCCATAATTCGTATGAGCGGCCCCGGTTCTCTCGGGGCCGTACAATCCCTCTTCAGCAACGCTTCCTCTATTGAAAATCGTCATGCCCGGTACGGGTCAATAATTGACCAGGGCAAGGCTGTCGATGATGTTATTCTGGTTTTTTATGAAGGACCCGGCAGCTATACCGGCGAGGACATGGTGGAAATCTTCTGCCACGGCAACCAGATAATCGTGCATCGCATACTCGATCTTCTTTTTCGCCGGGGGATACGCATGGCAGAGCCGGGGGAATTCAGCAGGAGGGCCTTCCTGAACGGGAAGATGGATCTCACCGAAGCGGAGGCCATCAACCAGGTGATACTGGCCAGGAGTGCATGGGAAGTCGAGGCCGCCCTGATGCAGATGCACGGCTCACTCCGCGAGGCCATTGCCGGAATTCGTGATAAGTGCATCACCCTGAAGGCCGATGTCGAGGCCGGCATAGATTTTATCGGCGAGGATATTGAATTTGTCAGCAGCGAGGAATCCCTCCGTATTGCAGGGACTATCCTCGGTGACCTGGAGGATGTTCTCCTGCGCTGCCGCCTGGGGGAGAAAGTGTCCCGGGGATTCGACGTGACAATTGCGGGGAAACCCAATGTGGGTAAATCAAGTATCCTGAACATGCTCTTAAACCAGGAGAGGGCCATTGTTTCTGATATTCCCGGTACAACACGGGATCTTATAAAGGAAACCGTCCAGATAGAGGGACTGGCCGTGAATCTCATTGATACGGCCGGCATCAACAGGAGCGGTGACACCATTGAAAAAATCGGTATCGAGCTGAGCCATAAAAACATTGCCACGGCATCTATCGTGGTGATGGTACTGGACGGGACTACGGGGATTACCGATGTAGACCGGGATATACTCAGGGAGGTCAGCACGAAGAGAACTCTCTACCTCATCAATAAAATTGACCTGGCCTCGGAAGAAACGGTGCGTCCCATGGAAACGGAACTGATGCAGACCGTGATCCGCTTTTCAGCGAAGACCGGTGAGGGTCTGAGAACCCTGGAAAAGGCTATAGCCGGAATACTCCACCATGAGTTTGTCGATGTGAGCAACACCTTTATTGCCGATGTCAGGGTTATGACTCTTCTTGAAAAGGCCATAGTAAATGTACAGCAGGCCCTTCTTCTGGTGGAGTCCAAAGAGCCGCCGGAAATCATTGCCTTCGAACTGCAATCACTCCTGGAAAACCTGGGAGATATCACCGGTGAGATCACACCTGACGATATTCTGGGATCCATTTTCAGCCGGTTCTGTATTGGGAAATGA
- a CDS encoding RNA-binding protein — protein MKVLEMEGKTVDDATKRALEELGIQDASRVNIEVLEQGKSGIFGFGVSKQAKVRVFYNESSADVGDTTREILLAILNKMGIDARVKDLKEGESKVYIELESEKNSGLIIGRKGKTLEALQFMVNLMVNHQTQSEKKIILDIEEYREKRERALRKMSRDIAHKVIKSGKPWTLEPMNPFERRLIHLALQNDSRVTTKSEGQGIYRKIKIMPANHQ, from the coding sequence ATGAAAGTCCTCGAAATGGAAGGAAAGACAGTAGATGACGCGACAAAAAGAGCTCTTGAAGAACTGGGAATACAGGATGCCTCAAGGGTAAACATTGAAGTACTTGAACAGGGGAAAAGCGGAATTTTCGGATTTGGTGTATCAAAGCAGGCCAAGGTGCGGGTTTTCTACAATGAGAGCTCGGCCGATGTGGGGGATACCACCAGGGAGATTCTTCTCGCGATATTAAATAAAATGGGCATTGATGCCCGTGTAAAAGACCTGAAAGAAGGTGAATCCAAAGTCTACATAGAACTGGAGAGCGAAAAGAATTCAGGCCTGATAATAGGCAGAAAGGGGAAAACCCTGGAAGCGCTACAGTTCATGGTCAATCTCATGGTGAACCACCAGACGCAGAGTGAGAAAAAAATCATACTGGATATTGAAGAATACCGGGAGAAGAGGGAGCGGGCACTGCGGAAAATGTCCCGCGACATCGCACACAAAGTAATTAAATCGGGAAAACCCTGGACCCTGGAACCCATGAATCCCTTCGAGCGCCGTCTGATTCATCTTGCCCTGCAGAATGACAGCAGGGTGACGACCAAGAGCGAAGGGCAGGGCATTTACCGTAAAATCAAGATAATGCCGGCAAATCATCAGTAA